GAGCAGCCTCAACGAGGCGGCGAGTGTCGATACGGTGCTGCGCTTCTCCTCGTCGCGCGCCGGCGGCCTAGGCGATGCGCTGCCCGCCGGCACGGTGCGCGTCTATATGCGCGATGCGCGCGGGCAGCCGCAGTTCATCGGCGAAAACAACATCCCGCACACGCCGATGGGTTCCGATCTCGCGCTCAAGACCGGCGAGGCCTTCGACGTGAAAATCCAGCCCACGGTCGAGAAGCGGGCGCAGATCGACAGCAACGAATGGGCACGCAGCGAGCGGTATCGGATCACCGATCGCAACGGCCAGACCAGCGAAGTCACGGTCGATCGCGCCGTCACGTATTGGCGGACGACCATGCGCTACCGCGTCACCAATGCGCGGCCCACGCCGGTGATGGTCGAAGTGGTGCAGGGCGGGCTCGATCATTGGTGGTGGCACGACAGCCGCGTTCCCAACGAGAGTATCAAGGGCACCCAGCGCTCGCAGGACGAGCGCGTGTGGCTGGTGAGCGTCCCCGCCAATGGCGAGACCAATCTCACCGTCGATTTCGACACGCGCTACTGACCCGTAGGATGCGCTGGCGGAGCCTCGCCTGGTTGATCCTGCTCGCGGCCGCACCCGTCGCCGCGCAACCGATGGTGACTTCGGTCGCGCCCGAAGGCGTTGCAGTCACCATCTATCGAGCCGAGGATCGCGGCCCGGATTCAGCGATGAATCTCGGCTGGCTCCAAGGCTATGCGCTGGTCACCGAGCGGCGAACGGTGACGATTCCTGCAGGCCGCGCTGTGATCCGCTTCGAGGGAGTTGCGGGCGGGCTGCTTCCCGAAAGTGCAATCGTTACCGGCCTTCCCGCCGGCGTGCGCGAGAAGAATCTCGACGCCGACCTGCTTTCGCCACGCAGCCTGTTCGCGCGCTCTTGGGGCCGGCCGGTGGTTCTGCGCCGTACCGATCGCAACACCGGTGTCGTCCGCGAAGAACGCGCGGTGATCCGTTCGGGCGAAGACGGCGCCGCGATCCTCCAGACGCAGGGCGGTTTCGAAGCGATCAATTGCGGCCCCCTGCTTGAACAGCCTGTCTATGAAGGCGTGCCTGCCGGCCTGGCGCCGCGTCCGACGCTGTCGATCGAGACCGATTCGCCCGCCGCGGCGACGGTGACGATCAACCTGTCCTACCTCGCCTGGGGTTTCGACTGGCAGTCCAACTATGTCGTCAATCTGCACCAAGGCGGCAACCGCGCCGACCTGACCGCCTGGGTGACGCTTGCCAACAGCGATCCTACCAGCTTCGCCGATGCCGACATGGCAGTCGTGGCGGGCAAGGTGAACCGCGAAGACCAGCGCCGCTATCAGTTCACTCCGAACCAGTCGCTGGTGCTGAAATGCTTCTTCCGCCCATTACCCCAGGATTTCTCTAATCTGGCGCCGCCGCCGGCGCCTGCGGCGATGTACGAATCAGCGGACATCGTCGTCACTGGTATGCGCGCATCGCTCAAGCGGGCGGCGGCGGCACCGGTCACTGTGGTCGGCGAGGATCTCGGCGACCTCAAGCTCTATCGCATGCCGATCCCGACGACCGTCGCATCGAATGCGCAGAAGCAAGTCGCGATGTACCTCAAGCCGGACGTGAAGACGGCGATCGTCTATTCGAGCTGGATTGATGCCAGCGACCCCAGTTCGTTCGCCATCGAACGGGGCCTGCGCTTCCGCAACAAGAAGGAGGACGGCCTTGGCGTGCCGCTTCCTGCCGGCAAGGTCGCGGTGTTCGAACCCCTGGGCGAGACATTGGGATTGTCGGGGGAAGGCAGCACCGGCGACAAGGCGGTGGGCGAGGATGTCGATGTCATCCTGGGCGAGGCCGAGGGGCTTTCGCAAAGCGCCATCGTGTCCGGAGACGGCAGTCATTCGCTGACGATTTCGAACGCGCATCCCTGGCCGATTCGCTTCGAAGGCCAGCTCGCCTTCGACGACACCCACTACCGGCTCGAAAAGCCATCGGTCCGGCTCGGCCGCAAGAATGGCCGGCCGCTCTGGGCCGTCAAGGTGCCTGCCAATGGTGTGGCAACGCTACGCTATCGCCTCGCCCGGATCGCAAACTAATCGATGTCGATTTCGCCCTTCAGCCGGTCTTGGACTCGCGCGTCGTGCCCGCTGCCCGAGCTCAGGAACATCAGCCCCATCAGCGCGGCGGCGAGCATCATCGTCAGGAATACGCCGAGGAACGTCGCGCTGATGGTGACGAAGTTGAGCGATCCCAGCGACCAGTAGAGCGCCAGCTCGGCGATGCCCGCGGTTAGCAGCGACACCAGCGCCATCCATTTGAGGATGCGCCGATAGCGTCCCCAGGCGAAGTCGGCATATTTCGGGTCATCGAGATCTTCCCGCGGCGTGCTCATGATTTTGCAATTGGACGCGAATCATGGGAGAAACAATCGCCTGAACCCGAAAGCGGAGACTTGCGATGACCATCGCCGCAATCCTGGGGGGAAAAGGACATGCCGTGGTGTCGATCGCGGGGGACAGCATCGTGGCGGAAGCCGTCGCGCTGCTTGCCAGCCGGCGCATCGGCGCCGTACCCGTTATCGATGGCGACGGCGTGGCCGGAATCTTTTCCGAACGCGACGTGATCTACAGCCTCGAGCGGGAAGGCGCCGCGGCGCTTGACCGCAAGGTGCGCGACGTGATGACGGCGCCGGCGATCACCGTCACGCCCGACGAATCGGTGCTCGGCGCACTGGCGCTGATGACCAGGCGCCGCGTCCGTCACTTGCCGGTAATCGATCGCGGCCAATGCGTCGGCTTCATCTCGATCGGCGATCTGGTGAAGTACCGCATCGAGCGCATCGAATCCGAAGCCGAGGCAATGCGCGCCTATATTCAGGCGGTTTAGCCGCGCCGGTTGCGGACCAGCGCTATCACTTCGTCGAGCGTACCGCGCGCGAACAGCGCCAGCCACCCGCCATAGGCC
This genomic stretch from Sphingomonas sp. LM7 harbors:
- a CDS encoding DUF4139 domain-containing protein, which translates into the protein MRWRSLAWLILLAAAPVAAQPMVTSVAPEGVAVTIYRAEDRGPDSAMNLGWLQGYALVTERRTVTIPAGRAVIRFEGVAGGLLPESAIVTGLPAGVREKNLDADLLSPRSLFARSWGRPVVLRRTDRNTGVVREERAVIRSGEDGAAILQTQGGFEAINCGPLLEQPVYEGVPAGLAPRPTLSIETDSPAAATVTINLSYLAWGFDWQSNYVVNLHQGGNRADLTAWVTLANSDPTSFADADMAVVAGKVNREDQRRYQFTPNQSLVLKCFFRPLPQDFSNLAPPPAPAAMYESADIVVTGMRASLKRAAAAPVTVVGEDLGDLKLYRMPIPTTVASNAQKQVAMYLKPDVKTAIVYSSWIDASDPSSFAIERGLRFRNKKEDGLGVPLPAGKVAVFEPLGETLGLSGEGSTGDKAVGEDVDVILGEAEGLSQSAIVSGDGSHSLTISNAHPWPIRFEGQLAFDDTHYRLEKPSVRLGRKNGRPLWAVKVPANGVATLRYRLARIAN
- a CDS encoding CBS domain-containing protein, coding for MTIAAILGGKGHAVVSIAGDSIVAEAVALLASRRIGAVPVIDGDGVAGIFSERDVIYSLEREGAAALDRKVRDVMTAPAITVTPDESVLGALALMTRRRVRHLPVIDRGQCVGFISIGDLVKYRIERIESEAEAMRAYIQAV